In Euphorbia lathyris chromosome 9, ddEupLath1.1, whole genome shotgun sequence, the following are encoded in one genomic region:
- the LOC136206364 gene encoding uncharacterized protein: MNSRGGCCIAKYGGGGGGAYDISTVNRIMMKFRPIAPKPANGTSSSPEISETSPKSGRGRRRLSTTNNNNKRCNNRKRKEKKNAAVTLPLLPETPAKKESPAGQTKNMPTWLSFGSKGNGQDEMMLGMPHVARVVIGSCVTVECVTDTWVDVDGLWCRDREGRINLEKDKCPGFISDGYGRVTWTNEAYKKMVTDGEGGDGRGEVVVWLVMKDKATVTAALARNQAFTCRVRVQNQRSYGNGKEKSSITLPCDVWRIDGGGGGFAWRLDVTAALSLGR, from the coding sequence ATGAACAGTAGAGGAGGTTGCTGCATAGCCAAGTACGGTGGCGGTGGTGGTGGTGCTTATGATATTTCAACGGTTAATCGTATCATGATGAAATTCCGGCCAATCGCTCCTAAGCCTGCTAACGGAACTTCATCTTCCCCGGAGATCAGTGAAACTAGTCCCAAGTCTGGCAGGGGTAGGAGAAGGTTAAGCAccacaaataataataataaacggTGCAATAATCGgaaaagaaaggagaagaaaaacGCGGCGGTCACTTTGCCTCTCTTGCCGGAGACTCCTGCCAAGAAAGAATCGCCGGCGGGACAGACGAAGAACATGCCGACATGGCTAAGTTTCGGAAGCAAAGGTAACGGCCAAGATGAGATGATGTTAGGTATGCCACACGTGGCGAGAGTGGTGATAGGATCATGCGTGACGGTGGAATGTGTGACGGACACGTGGGTGGATGTGGATGGATTATGGTGTAGGGACAGAGAGGGAAGGATAAATCTGGAGAAGGACAAGTGTCCAGGGTTTATATCAGACGGTTATGGGAGGGTGACGTGGACGAACGAGGCGTATAAGAAGATGGTGACGGACGGGGAAGGAGGCGACGGGAGAGGTGAGGTGGTGGTGTGGTTGGTCATGAAAGATAAGGCGACGGTGACGGCGGCGCTGGCGAGGAATCAGGCGTTCACGTGCCGTGTGAGGGTGCAGAATCAGAGAAGTTATGGAAACGGGAAGGAAAAAAGCTCTATAACATTGCCGTGTGATGTTTGGAGAATTGACGGTGGCGGTGGTGGCTTTGCATGGAGACTAGACGTCACGGCTGCTCTCTCCTTAGGCcggtaa